Below is a window of Gossypium hirsutum isolate 1008001.06 chromosome A12, Gossypium_hirsutum_v2.1, whole genome shotgun sequence DNA.
tcacaccaaattgtgttttcaccatagcataaaaagactgaaacacatttttaacttcggacttatcttttaataaaaacacccaacaaagtcgagtatgatcatcaataaatgtgacaaaccaacGTTTTCCTGAAAAAGTCGAGACTCTTGAAGGTCCCCAGacatcactatgaattaacgaaaaaggtttggaggcttttatatttttgaggtggaaagaatgaccgatgatgtttagccaattcacaaaattcacaatgatataaagaaggacttttatttttaaataattaggtaacaaatatcttaaataataaaaattaggatgtccaagcctataatgccaaatcataaccttatcaaaatcgggaacagaatttaaacataaagtagttgttggttgacttagatggtCGTATTCAATAAACTAAATTCCACCAAATTCTTTAGCattgccaatcatcctccccAAGACCATGTCCTGAAACTTACACATAgaggagtcaaatataacatgacaatttgaggactgggataatttactgaccgatataagattacaagctagatttggcacatgtaaaacatcatgtaaaGCCAAGGAAGATGAAACTTTAATAGTGCCTTTCCCGGCTATTGCCGAGAAGGACCCATCTGctactttgatctttttgtttcctgcgcaaggtgtgtaagttgaaaaaagaaaatgactgctagtcatgtgatcactagctccagaatcaacgatccatgtgtttgttttacaaggcttaacactgaaaaaaacagaaaaatcagtacctgattgggcaaaagaggaagaaggattattggatgagttaggaatagaagaattcatccgaaagtgtggtgattgaaaaaacttgtgtagatgctctaattgttccttagtgaatggaGACCCTTCCAGAAAACTTTGGCCCTCATAATTTCCATTAGTTGTTTGGAAAGCTCTGCTATCCCCTGATTGTGAACCACGACCGTTGCCATTCTTTTTCCTTCCATTTGTCGGTTTCCCATGGAGCTTCCAACACGTTTCACGAGTGTGTCAATATTTTTTGCAGTGATCGCAccaaggttttttctttttttcactatcatcattatttttaatagttacaaGAGCAGAATTATCATCATTAGCTTCAAACCCTGGCTTTAACATTACTTTTCTCCTTGTCTCCTCTCTTCTAACCTCATAAAAAATCTCACGAAGTTTTGGAAGCAGTTTTTTCCCTAGGATCCGAGATCTCACttcatcaaattctttatttaaaccaGCCAGAAACAAATAAGCTctttcattctcttcttttttcatagCTTTTACACCATCTCCGGGACACTCTCATTCATCATTATAACACTGATCCAGTTCTTGCCAAAGAGACATCATCTCATTATAAAAAAGAGTAACTTCTTTTTCCCCTTGCCTAGCTTTCcacagttttatttttaactcaaaaatcTGTGAAGCGTTTTCTAAATCTGAATAGGTGCCTTTCACAGCGTCCCAAACATCTTTAGCAgttgggagaaaaagaaaaggtttacctATGGAAGCTTCCATGGAATTAATAACCCACGCAATTACCATAGAATTTTCTGACCTCCACTTGCTCATCTTTGGATCACCCACCTGTGGTTGCTCAACTTCTCCATTTAAACGACCTAGCTTGCCGCGCCCATCAATTGCTAATTTTACGGACTGCGACCATTCCAGATAATTCTTGCCATTCAACTTGTGAGATGTCAGTTGAAAACAAAGGTGAGACGCCTCTGTCCCTTGAGTCATTGTACTCTCGGTAGTTGTTTCAACTGTAGAACTTTCTTCCTCTGTTTGATTGCTGGATCTCTTATCTCCAGTGAAGGCTGTTTTAACCATGATGTTACTAGAGATTTTAACCTAGCTCAGATGCCATGAAAGATTTCAAGAGAGCTTTGAATAAAATTGTACTTCTCTTATTAActaaagaattgaacttaaatagaaaaaaaaaaagtcctaatcctaattgggaaaatagttcccttattctaataaactactaaaacataaaaagaaaatagttcccttattctagtaaactactaaaagataaaataaaaatatttctagaatatgaataaaacatATCTATacaaataagatttatctacctaaataaatttaaaatatatacatatttcaacaattttaatattcaaaagaAACTGCAGTAAGTATCAAAAGCCAACTGAATCCCTGTCCTGCCAAAATTTGAGGCAATGTCGTTGCAAAGTTTTCAGCAATAAGTGTACAAGATGAGCACTCCTACATACATGAATGCTGTTAAACAAGACCCCCAGACAAAAATCAATAACAGAGTAGATTTAAACAATTCTAAAACAAAAATAGCAACAATATTAATCTTCTTCAAACCTGTTCTCTTGCTTGTTCAAGCTCTTTCTCCAATTGAATCAACTTTAAATGACTACTTTCTAATTGTTGAACATATGCATGAAAGGCAACTCCAAATCAAGTTATTACAAAAGTTCGAATGTTACCAACATTCACTTACCTCTTTCCGCAAACGACTTTTACGAGCAGCCTCACGATTTTGTGCAAGACGTTTTTGTATCTATAGATATTAAAGGTATAATGCACAAAGCAGATTAGAACCTTATTTAAGGTAAACAGATCATATAcaaacaacaattaatacaaGATATTCTATGAATTTAGCAGCTACTGAATGAAACAGGTTTGGGGAACACACAATTTTCCATTAAATTAGATTTGTTGAGATACTGTGCAAGTTAATTGAAGGACTGGATCATCATTGACAAGACAAGAAATTAACAAAAGAGAAGGCCTCGTTAGctagttgaaaaaagaaaaaggtctCCTTGCTAACattataaaatcagaaaacatctGCCATTAACATGCCCAAAATATTTGGCAGAAAACACCATAATTGCATCTCCTAGACTCatcttaaaaaaagaagaaaaataaaaataaaagaaccaCAAGTCTTCTAAACAACGGCAAAATAGGAGTGAGAATGAACAAAATACAATTAAAAGCAGCAAAATAAGAGCTTCTTTGTTTACAAGATAAAACAGAATTGAGCCAGAAAACACCATGCCGTTCTTTCTATTCCAACTTTTTTGTGTCTTATCTTCATTTCCAGAGTTCAGATCAAAATGAGCATAAAACACATAAAGAAATTCCAAATTTGTAGCAGATTAATTGGTTGTTCCAAGCTGTTTTACGTTTTTCCCCCAAAGCTgttttattacttaattaaaattttattttcatttttttatacattttaactttattatgcataatttattacatatatctatactattatttaagcatATTGAATTAGTGTTACAAATTAACCAAACACCAATTCAGTTAGAGTAGTTACCGAAATGCCTTTCcattattaaatgaaattatattattcgaggttactttagtctttttattttaagaaaaataaaataaaataaaatatgatttattttattgGATTTGAACTCATGACAATTAgatagttaaaattttagatttatcactgaaccaaaaattcattttagtatattttatacatttttagtaattttgttaattgtagtGCCACAAGCCAACTCAACACTAACTCACGATTGATAACAATAGCATTATCATCAATTGTAGTGCATTTTGTATTGTTAATCTAATGTACttcattttactcaaaatttaatttaatttttttattttaacatcaCATATTTAAAGTGTTTTcatgattaattagtttcaagcaatatgtttcattatttattgaatgttaatttttaaatatacatttatattCTAAATTAATAGTTTTCCATGTATACGcgtataataaaatttctaatatatattaatattttaaaattcataattatctTTTAAGCGTTTAGTATTTTGAATTTAAGATATATTTCCCCTCATTTTAATCTTTACATTCCATGGAAATGCCAACTCTCCATGAATTGCAAACCAAAAACCTATTCAGAAGGTATTTAGATTTCAGAATGACCTCATAAAtttgttttatcaaaaaaaaatcggcattaatatactttaattttttgaaaCTAAATTGATGATCAAATCACTAATTCGCGATTCGATCTATCcaaatggataaaaaaataaataatttaaaaaattaaaaataaaaaattaatttaaaaactctaaaagtcaattcaattaaaattttaagcttaATTCAATCTGTCTATATCAATTCATAGATAAACTGATTTAATACCTTTTCTTGAACTGATACCTTTAACTAGTCTAATTCAAACAATACTGCTTTTTAAGTAGTTTTGTTCATTAGCATTGAAGGTATCTGAAGGTTAATGATTATGTTTCCAAGCTGGTGACTTGGGGGGGGGGGGagtatattttaaagtttaatcaATTGTATGTGTTTATGTCACCAACTTGGAAAGGTGCAAACTGATATCTTCAACTTATAAAATGCTTTTACTGATAAACTGCAATGTTCATATGGTCAAAgcgaacaagaaaaataaaccTTTGACGAAGTGGAGAAAGACATCATATGATCCCAGAGGAACCATAAATCTCACATCAATTATGTACTTTAATAAATTCGACGTTCATACCATTTTCAACAACCTTAACCTCCAATCCCCcacccccaaaaaaaaagaaaaaaagaacaaagaaactgTATTTTACAGTTTAGTATGGACAGTAACGTAGCACTTAAAAGCTGCATACTAAAGAGACGGGATTATAATCTATGCTTTCAACAAATCCTATTGTTCAATATTTTGGACAGACAGATCAGATGATTCAGAGGTTTCAGCATGATCAGATTAAGACGAGTAATCTGAAAATTACAAAGCCACCAACTGGAGCAGGAACTTGGAAACAGAAAGAATTACTGTGATTCCAATAGGAAACCTGAGGGAGTTAAGGAATCGAAATTCTTGAAGCTTTTTGCATATGCATGAAAAGAACCAACAGCAAAGGCAACAGTATGGTAAACTATTTCCATAACTTGAGATTGTTAGTATTCTCATGCATGCGGGTGGCTTGAAAGTATAGAACCCTGTGAAACCTATAATGTATTCGCTATTGCTTAGAGTACTACCACTTCCATCTATCCCTGTCTGATAATATACATAGACTTGATCACCTGCCTTCATATCCTCAACGGTTTAAGCTTCAGTTCTGTCTATTTTAGCACACAAACCTCGGCTAAAATGACTAAAACCCTCCATAGATTACATTAGCCATTAAATTAGGAAAATTCCCACCATTTGGCAAAATTGTCCAATAATGACCATCTTCTTTGGTGGCTTCAAAGAACTGTTGATAGCAGAGCTACTTGTATAACAGATTGTAAGCTGGTAAATCCTGTATTCTATGTACATCGTCCAAAGACAGTTCTCGCTGTAGTTGTGTGCGTGTTACTTGTAAAACCTCCTGCAAGAATGAAAATACTAGATAATTAGGGGTTGAAAATTGAAATGACTCATTCAACAAGAAGAGGTGATCCAAATGATTGATATCAAGCAATACATTAAGATTCTAGAAAGGAATCTTCAAGGAGCCAGCTTGACATGACAAAAGAAAGTGCGGGGTTTTGGGGGGGGGGATTGGTCCAATTGGATGCAATGGTTGCTTATAAATCCTTTCATAAGCTTTTCTGTTTAAAAATGACTTCCACATAAACTAATAAAGCATCTTTTCCTGTTCAGTCAACATacagaaaaaggaaaaggaagaaatAAATGGACAAATTGGATGGTTCATGATTTCACATAAAGCAGCACTggtatgaaaaaatataaaaaccattTAGTTTGGAGTTCCATAGGAAGAAGTTTATCAAGATGTGAATGCGACAAGAGAGCGAGAGAGAGAAAGTACGTTGAACTCCATGTAGGAAGCATGCATAGCAAGCCACTGAGCATCCATCAATTCAAAAGCTACACAATATAGTACATCGAAGGCTTCTTCATCTTCTgcaaaatttcaaacattcagATCTTGAGACCACTTACAAGGAACTGTGAAAAcaaaaatcagtttcataattccAACAGTGCTTGAGCATAAAGTACTGAGATCCTCGTTCCTGTTACCTCCTAATAGTTTCAGGAAATTTAATCCTGGTAGATTTTTTGGTTTTTCTGCAAAAAACAGAGAGAGGATAGGTCACATAACAGCTAACCTATTTTTACTATGGATCTTAAACTATAAAATATGTTAGCATTCTAACCAAAAAGATCCTCTACACCTGGCAGACCATTCAGAAACTTGAACTATTGACCTCCATGCAAATagttgaaaaatatataggataaGATCAATGAAAATATCATTATGAAAGATTGTCCTACCACATGAATAGCCCATTGAATCTACAACGCTTGTTTTCATGAGTATATCAGAGGACACTCAACAATTACCGGAGAATGAAAATTGCTGATAAAAAGGACTTAGAAAAACTTTATTTGAAACTATACTTGTGTAACATATTGTTATATTGAGCTTAAGTTTTTAGAAAACATGTGGTACATGAATaagaaagtttaaaatttttgagaaaaccTGAATATAGATCCAACATCTGAATCAACATAAAAGATACATTGATGCCAGCAACGGCGAATGGGTATTCCCAAGTTGCTCTGTCTCCTTCTTCCTTCAATAATAACCTATGAAAAGATgccttcattttgtatttttatataattagtaAATAAGCCAATTTTCTTGCAAAATCTAGACATATAAAAGGCCAAAACAAAAGAGAAGGCTCACCGGAAAATTTTGGCCaaaaaacaacaaattttcaAGTGAGATAAAACCGCAACCCCTACAATGAAAAGTTCACTTTTAgacaaataaaattcaattttgaatgTAGAAATTAGGGAAAAAGACTGTTGCATTGAAGTGCATTTGCCAATTACTGTATGCCGTTAGTTGCATATCCTTTCCAAGCCTCCTCAGGCAGCAAGTTAAAaagtcaaaaaagaaaaagaatcaagaAATTTACCGAAAGTCAGTTGATGGATTAGGACCTTGCCACCCCATATCTTTCCACTGTTCAGAGATCAAGCCTGTTAGAACAACATTTGGAAAGGCAATGTGCCACAATTTTATGAGAGCTTTCTGTGACACCAAAGGATCATGAGATCAGTAATCATCTAATTTATACaggatttaaattgattaaaatgaaACATGCTGAAGGCAGAAGACCCCAAACCATAGCTATTTACAAATTGTAGAAAATTATGACAGATAAAAGAATAAATTACATAGATATGATTTTTCAAGATCTTCTGGTAggaaaaatagtttttatttacGACGTACAACCATGTCTGATCATAGTtagaaattctagaaaacaatatggaTGTTAAAAGAATGAAGTGCCT
It encodes the following:
- the LOC121210944 gene encoding ELMO domain-containing protein A isoform X2, with product MVGPKSWLGGLFNRFGNRRNEKFLGYTLTPIQEQRLHRLQERLHIPFDETRPDHQKALIKLWHIAFPNVVLTGLISEQWKDMGWQGPNPSTDFRGCGFISLENLLFFGQNFPASFHRLLLKEEGDRATWEYPFAVAGINVSFMLIQMLDLYSEKPKNLPGLNFLKLLGEDEEAFDVLYCVAFELMDAQWLAMHASYMEFNEVLQVTRTQLQRELSLDDVHRIQDLPAYNLLYK
- the LOC121210944 gene encoding ELMO domain-containing protein A isoform X1; this encodes MRLRKRRQCFPSCSSLHRVDEDEVYWSRKKGGEELEWPHNSTHLLSQLAQCFTNAMVGPKSWLGGLFNRFGNRRNEKFLGYTLTPIQEQRLHRLQERLHIPFDETRPDHQKALIKLWHIAFPNVVLTGLISEQWKDMGWQGPNPSTDFRGCGFISLENLLFFGQNFPASFHRLLLKEEGDRATWEYPFAVAGINVSFMLIQMLDLYSEKPKNLPGLNFLKLLGEDEEAFDVLYCVAFELMDAQWLAMHASYMEFNEVLQVTRTQLQRELSLDDVHRIQDLPAYNLLYK